A window of Melopsittacus undulatus isolate bMelUnd1 chromosome 10, bMelUnd1.mat.Z, whole genome shotgun sequence genomic DNA:
TAGAATGAGACAGTCCACAAGGCATTCCTTGTCGCCTGGTTCCCTGTTCAGTGCTCTGGAAACGCTGCTGCATTAGGACCTTGCTAATTCGAATGACTCACTCATGGCGGGCTGCCACTGCCACCAAGGTGACTGGTTTTATAAGGCATTTGTCTCCTACATGaaaattctcattttcagaGGCAGCAATGTAGCGGTGCACCTCAATACTTGAAACATCAGTAGTTTCAAGTACGTCTGTTGGCACATTTGTTCCAGGTTGTGTGTGACAGTGTGAGCTATGAACCTAGGCAGTGCTAGCTCTTTTCTTCTAACCACTTGTTTGATCCCAGGCTAGGTAAAGCTTGGCTAAATACAGCGCTGCTGGACTGTTACCCTtctgtgttctttcttttcacagccTATTTTGCACTGCAGGTGATCCATGCCCGGTGGCAGTACAGGATCTCCCCTCCCAGGACAACAGGTCACCCTGAATTTGAGCAGATCTTCAAAGCTCGGTAAGACTTTGACTTCTCTGTGGTGAATCTAGAGGTGACTTGAATCAAGTGTCACTACTGGGAAAGACTGAAGTCACCCTCAAATCACCTTTTCacttgtgtcgtggtttaaaccaaaacctcacagtactctcactcactacccccttgctcccccaactcccggagagttaggaaggagaatccaaagaatgtagcccccacggattgagataagaacggtttaattgctaaggcataacacaaatcactactgccattactactacaaataataatgatacagccaataacaagcgaaaagaatacaaccccccaccagccaccgacccataactcacttcaccctgcccggccgagcaccgcgtgctccctcctccattttcctctagagctccacctctccagctctctctcccagtatgcatcctgggcatcacgtgctatgctatggaatacctcattggctagcctgggtcaggtgtcctgtctctccttcctcccggcctcccctcctccctggcagagcatgaggctcagaaaaggccttgaacaaaaacaccctcaaaacatactcgctatcaagcaactgttcccagcccagaagtcaaaacacagcactgcaccagctacaagaaggagaaaaatgactgccacggctgaacccatgacaacttGCTACCACTGATACTAGGTATTGTAAATTAtggtttttaaatgctttgtgtgTAGAGGTCTGAGGGTGATTCGTCGCTTTGGCTGCAGTGTTTCTGTCCATCCATGACAATCCTCCTTCTGGCACTGCAAGAGGCAGCCCCATTACAAATTAGTGGCTGTGTGAAAGAGGTGCATTAATGCATTATAATCATTAAGCTTAATATTAAGGCTGCCTCCAAATTACTACCCTAATATTTGCTTGTATGTTGTTGCTGTTAAACTACAGCAAAGGGCCTTGCTGGCAGAATCAGCCACAAGGATGTTGTAGGTTTTGTCCTGTGAACATCAGGGCTGAGGCTGATTCTTTCTGCTCTGTTCCAATGGAGAGAGCAATGCTGGAGCTagactggaagtgttcacagaTCACTTCAGCTTCCAGCAAGCACCAGATTCCATCTTTCATCTCAGTCATTCTGTTTCCTAAGCAGTTGGAAGCAATTGGCTGGAGCTGGTTTGAAGGGTAGCTCAAGCATGGCACTAAATCCTGAACTAAACAGCTGCGTGTCCTTGCCTGTGTATGGGAAACATTTGAGGAGTGAcatggggaggaaggaaagaggaaaggaaggaccTGGCTACAAGTTGCATTCTGCTGAGTTTGATCTGGCAGAAGGTTCCCTCTTACAGCATGAGCTCCCTGAATACTGCTAAGGAAGCTCTACCTGTGCATGTGCTATATATGAGGATGTGCTTTTAACTCTCATCTCTGCTTCTCACCAGGGTGAATTGCTCAGAGTACTTCCCAATCTTCATCTTGCTCCTCTGGGTTGCTGCAGTCTTCTTCCATCAAGATAACAGGGATGAATCACAACATGCACAAAGCAAAAAGCCCAGTTTAAATCCCACTGTGTCTCAGGCATGTCCTTTCTGTACCCATGAAACTGTTACTTGGGGAATGCAGTCCCCTTTGCCCATACAGACCGAAGGGTGCCCAACCCCAATGTGCATAAAGCTGCTGGTAGCAACTGAGAAATCCCTctggggatgctctgccccATCAGGACTTGGTCCCACCTCCccacagctgtggctgtggtgtGTGGGCTGCTCTACCTCTACACCTGCTTCAGGTACTTCCTGGGATACGCTGCGGCTGCACAGGGACAGTGAGTAcccagctggggctgtgggatgcagccctggggcaggtttCCTTACCACAGGTGGGACCAAAGGCAGGTTTacatccttctcctcctctctaTGTGCTTGGGACCTCTTCCCTGGCTCAGGAGGGTGCTCTATGCTTCATACCCTGGGTCTGTTGGTGGTGTCTGATGGCGTTTTCTCCCTGTGCAGATTGGGCCCATTGTATGCCAGTGCCTGggtgctgtggatgctgctggggctggtggtggcCGGGCTCCTGGCACActtcctgcttccctgctgctccccatggatggcagtgctggtgcagcccctccagcacctcagtgccTGGTGAGAGAGGTCCTGGCTCTCCCAAACCCTCCTCAGTTCTTACCTTTGAAGGAGGTGgatgctggcactgctctgctTGTGGAGCTCCACTCTTCAGAGAGAATCACCCTTCTAGAAAGCAAAGGATGTCCAGCTTCTGCTCCTGCTGATGAGCTTCACTGCCGGGTTTTGTAGCACTGTGCTAACCTCTAACACCTTTggctctgccccacagagcACGGATTAACCTGTAACTTCACTCCCTGTTGTCACTCCTCCTTACTGCTGTACTGATGGATGCTGAAGGATCACACCACGgttatacagaaaaataaatcccttttcTAAGTAGAAATCACCTGTGCTTTCCAAAGGTGGCTGAGGACTGAGCAGTGCTTTGCAGTATCAGCTATTGATGAGTGCTGAGCAACAGCTTTATTTAGGGTTTAGGGGCAACATCTGGTCCCTGGTCCCCAGGGATACCTACCAGTCCCCTGGAGGACAGAGCCAGAGCAGGTGCCTCCCTGCCACAAGTGACTGTCACCGCAGCACCAAAGCTTTAAACTTAGCTTTTATTACAGTGcacattattttatatatttatatagagatgtacttgaaaaatcaaatgtatccaataataaaaaatacagcacatgAAAGTAGTATAATGCATTCCAGTGTATAGCTGAAGAGACAGAGGGATTTACACCAATCCCTACTAGTTCTGAACTGGGctacttctgctttattttcttcccccccaaaaaaaaccaatcaCACCAGTCAATAACTGAAAcaattcttttaaaaaccaTGGTTTCTGCACTCAATCTCAAGGCATGAAGACACTGGAGACTTCACTGTGAGTGAAGGGGCTGTGTTCAATGCTGGCAGGCACAGTGTGGTGTATTTCATAgttctttttgctttccctgccaTACTCGTAGCTCCAACCCCTTCGGATTCATTCCTCCTCTGCTGAAGGAGGATCAAGTTTTCACCCCCACTTAATCCTCAGCTGTGGCCAGGACTGTTCAAGGAAGACCTTGGTCCCTGCCCGTCTCCATCCCAGCGCACCCATGGGGTCAGCCAGTGGGACTCAAGGTACCCAAGTGCCCCAAGTACAGCCAGAGGTGGCCCTGTCCTGGGCTCAAGGTGCTTTTTGTTCCCACACTTACCAGCACTCATCCTGACCCTAAACCCCTGTGTCCGTGTGGCCTGAGCTCAGCAGCTGCACCCATGAGGGGCATCGCCCTCTGCTCCCGATACTGGGGTTTGCCTGGTTCTGCTCCTCCTCTGGAGCAGGCGATGTCCTGGCCCCGCAGCTCAGGCCAAGGATGGCGATGCTGCGCTGTCCTTGCCCCCGAGTGAGGTGCCCCAGGAGGAGGGAGCGGGAGGGGAGAGAGCAGGACGGGATCCATGTGTGTCCATCCACCCTTCTGCAGGCCGGGTCACTCCACCTTCTTGATGAAAATCTGTGAGCGGAGAGGGCCGGGATCagggggagcagggcaggagcccCAGGGCACCCCGCTGGTGATGGAGCCTGCCTTACCTCGCTCAAGATGATCCACACTGGGGAGTCAGTCTGGATGGACAGCCTGATGGCCTCCAGTGGCCCGAAGGATGGGTCCACCTCGCCCTCTGCAATGCCTTTGGAGAAGGAGCCTGGTGGGGACAGCACAGGGGTGACACAGGGGCAAACTCCTCGCATCCAACCCCCATCCAAGGGGACCACAAATAACTGTAGCAGCCCCCTGCCCGCAGCTCCCCATCACAAGATGGGCTGAAAACCATCAATGTGGACATCAATACAGTGCAAAATGCTATACTTAAAGGGGCAAAAAATCaactaaacaaagcaaaatgggGAGTATTTTGCTACACATCACTGCTTACAGGAACGGGGCAGAGTGGGACGGCATGGTCCTGTAAGAGACAAATGTTGGTTCAGTATCTACGCCATGGAGATAATGTTCCATTTTCAGTTGTGCGTTCACTCTTTTTGGTTTAAATGTAACTGGAAGAAACcagacagcactgcagaggaatGTGAAGTGGCAGAAAGCCAGGGACTTTgtctatttaaaataagaagtcTTAGCAAGAACAAGTCTTAGCTTTACCATGCACCAGCATTTCCCTATAGGCTGCAATGACTTGTTCTTGCCCAAGGGTATGGCAAGCACTAAGACAAGCTCAGGTAGCAGGAGACAAAGTCCAAGCTTCAAGTGTTGTGAGCATTGACACAGGCTGTGGAGGGAGGGTGTGAACTTGCCTGGGGTGAAGGTTTTTAACAGCAGATCAGGCAAATGGATAATCTGAGTAATTTGGtcccagctctgagcagagaCAGGCAGAAATATAGGGCTGAAAACTACCTGAAGAGGACACCTGCTCcaagaggggaaggagagcagTGGAGGAGAGGAAATGACAATTAAATCCTGTTCCAACCTGGCTCCTGACAAGCAGAAATAACTCTTCGCCAAATGAGCAGCACTGAGGGTCTTGGTTCCCTGGAGGGTGAGGCTAGGGGCTGTGTTATCAAACCCTGTGGGCAGTTGACCACCCCGCACCCTGCTGTACCTATCTGGATGTAGCCATCCGGTGTCCTGCGGTATTTGAACACTGCACCTCTTCCCTCCTGCAAGGCTTCCTTATCTGACTGCAGGCtctgtgggaaggagaggagcaTTGTGCAAGGCCATAGCAAGAACAGCTCAAAAGCTCCAGGCAACGGCAGCAACCCCGGAGCTGCCCTCACCAGCACCTTGTCCAATTGCCTGACACCTCATGCTGCAAAACAAGAGGACGTCTGATGccctcatgctgctgctttccttgcaCCATCCTGGCTCC
This region includes:
- the LOC101874177 gene encoding leukotriene C4 synthase, with protein sequence MAGEQLDPSHLPGVWATISNMRHQMDLLATVTVSGVLEEAYFALQVIHARWQYRISPPRTTGHPEFEQIFKARVNCSEYFPIFILLLWVAAVFFHQAVAVVCGLLYLYTCFRYFLGYAAAAQGQLGPLYASAWVLWMLLGLVVAGLLAHFLLPCCSPWMAVLVQPLQHLSAW